Proteins from a genomic interval of Archangium lipolyticum:
- a CDS encoding alpha-amylase family glycosyl hydrolase: MAAPARRWSDEVLYFVVLDRFANGDPANDIQVDKKAPGAFHGGDFKGLREQLDELSSLGVTAIWITPVVKNIEGFVTGAGFPDWGYHGYWADDFHQLDPRFGGEQELKALVDACHQRGIRVLLDVVYNHPGYNSRYLSAPETRGWLRSEEKGTCGQDDLTSCVSGLPDFKTELPEVAKYLLDAQISWGKRSGVDGFRLDTVKHVDHPFWQEHRRRTREELGKDFFLIGEVWGGDRESLDAWFVNDEMDAGFDFGFQGSALAWVQGRGRTVAFDAYLRSRGKVRKGYLLSHFLSSHDVPGALFQLGGDKARFRLAAALQLTTSGMPVIYYGEEVGRAGGDWPANRSDMPWGERAVQPGVGLPRDESLRQFYQKLIAIRRAHPALARGTHKGLATDGDVYAFLRHEPESGDAVVVAVNRGDKKAAVSFPWPEAWSGADAEDLLDGKSLKAGPTVEVTVEPLSVRILGRSR; this comes from the coding sequence GTGGCGGCTCCCGCGCGTCGTTGGTCCGACGAGGTGCTCTACTTCGTCGTGTTGGACCGCTTCGCCAACGGCGATCCGGCCAACGACATCCAGGTGGACAAGAAGGCCCCCGGCGCGTTCCACGGGGGGGACTTCAAGGGTTTGCGCGAGCAGCTCGACGAGCTGTCCTCGCTGGGCGTGACGGCGATCTGGATCACCCCGGTGGTGAAGAACATCGAGGGCTTCGTCACCGGCGCCGGCTTCCCGGACTGGGGCTACCACGGCTACTGGGCGGACGACTTCCATCAGCTCGACCCCCGCTTCGGCGGTGAGCAGGAGCTGAAGGCGCTGGTGGACGCGTGTCACCAGCGGGGCATCCGCGTGCTGCTGGACGTGGTCTACAACCACCCTGGCTACAACTCGCGCTACCTGTCGGCCCCCGAGACGCGTGGCTGGCTGCGCTCGGAGGAGAAGGGCACCTGCGGGCAGGATGACCTGACCTCCTGCGTGTCCGGCCTGCCGGACTTCAAGACGGAGCTGCCCGAGGTGGCGAAGTACCTGCTCGACGCGCAGATTTCCTGGGGCAAGCGTTCAGGAGTGGACGGCTTCCGGCTGGACACGGTGAAGCACGTCGACCACCCCTTCTGGCAGGAGCACCGCCGCCGCACGCGCGAGGAGCTGGGGAAGGACTTCTTCCTGATTGGCGAGGTGTGGGGCGGGGATCGCGAGTCGCTCGACGCGTGGTTCGTCAATGACGAGATGGATGCCGGCTTCGACTTCGGCTTCCAGGGCAGCGCGCTCGCCTGGGTGCAGGGCCGCGGGCGCACCGTCGCCTTCGATGCCTACCTCCGCTCGCGCGGCAAGGTGCGCAAGGGCTACCTGCTGTCTCACTTCCTGTCCTCGCACGACGTGCCCGGCGCGCTCTTCCAGTTGGGGGGCGACAAGGCGCGCTTCCGGCTCGCGGCGGCGTTGCAGCTCACCACCTCCGGCATGCCCGTCATCTACTACGGCGAGGAAGTGGGCCGCGCCGGGGGGGACTGGCCGGCCAACCGGAGCGACATGCCCTGGGGCGAGCGCGCGGTGCAGCCCGGCGTGGGCCTGCCGCGCGACGAGTCGCTTCGCCAGTTCTACCAGAAGCTCATCGCCATTCGCCGTGCACACCCGGCGCTGGCGCGTGGTACGCACAAGGGGCTCGCCACGGATGGTGACGTCTACGCCTTCCTCCGGCACGAGCCGGAGTCGGGCGATGCGGTAGTGGTCGCGGTGAACCGCGGTGACAAGAAGGCGGCCGTGTCGTTTCCCTGGCCCGAGGCCTGGAGCGGTGCGGACGCGGAAGACCTGCTCGATGGGAAGTCCCTGAAGGCCGGTCCTACGGTAGAAGTGACCGTCGAGCCTCTGTCCGTCCGCATCCTGGGGCGGTCTCGTTAG
- a CDS encoding chemotaxis protein CheC, producing the protein MSPHPSDIQLDALREVANIGCGHAVSALARLVGGRTVNLSVPRAMLAATSEVAQLLGGGETSVVAAKLGMEGQLRGVLLLVMPTEDSEALEALLLRRRDAPLEDRESALSETANIVASACLSAIGTLTGWRLLPTVPALVRGTADAVVAGAMKEAEGNSRVVVLETRFSAVGAPAVSGQVLLLLERESSRALLARLGV; encoded by the coding sequence GTGAGCCCCCACCCGAGCGACATTCAGCTGGACGCCCTTCGTGAGGTGGCCAACATCGGCTGCGGGCACGCGGTGAGCGCGCTCGCGCGGCTGGTGGGTGGCCGCACGGTGAACCTGTCCGTGCCGCGCGCGATGCTGGCGGCGACCTCGGAGGTGGCGCAGCTGCTGGGGGGTGGCGAGACCTCCGTGGTGGCGGCGAAGCTGGGCATGGAGGGGCAGCTCCGGGGCGTGCTGTTGCTGGTGATGCCCACGGAGGACAGCGAGGCGCTGGAGGCGCTGCTGCTGCGGCGCCGGGACGCGCCGCTGGAGGATCGGGAGAGCGCGCTGTCGGAGACGGCCAACATCGTGGCGAGCGCGTGCCTGTCTGCCATCGGCACGCTGACGGGCTGGCGGCTGCTGCCGACGGTGCCGGCGCTGGTGCGGGGCACGGCGGACGCGGTGGTGGCGGGGGCGATGAAGGAGGCCGAGGGCAACAGCCGCGTGGTGGTGCTGGAGACGCGCTTCTCGGCGGTGGGAGCGCCCGCGGTGTCTGGCCAGGTGCTGCTGTTGCTGGAGCGCGAGAGCTCCAGGGCCCTGCTCGCCCGTCTCGGCGTCTGA
- a CDS encoding chemotaxis protein CheA: MTMDMSRYLGLFLTEASEHLEGLGRDLVQLEREGAPAVVDSMFRHAHSVKGMASSMGFEAIAVLAHRVEDLVDAIRQDPSRLERTLVDLLLAATDIMLAQVRSVADNKPPDDASALLGQLAERVSALTGRAPGATRVLGRTSGSVASVAPVPAATPAPAAPVAPPAEAAAPAAPVAAPAPEAPVAATAQLAASVSMAVVTPFTMEGEAKPEAPPKTMKRWAVRLRIAPTCQTPGVRAFLVHKRLTGLGTLHDLFPTLEDLKAGRIPDGNIQLELETAEGEEGIRKALRNVAEVELVSLALAVAAPPPAPVSQAAQSLAESARTVGGDSATRTVRVRTELLDYFLDTVGELLLATARLRELGKVLPEGSRPPIEEGVYRLQTLVKDLHDKVMSARMTPLSLITDRLPRAARDIARRKEREVDLVITGAEIELDRAILDELADPLLHLLRNCIDHGLESPEERVAAGKGARGRVLVSVRRARDRVVVEMEDDGRGMNAANLKAAAVARGAISAEAAARMTDREAFLLACLPGVSTAKDVSEISGRGVGMDAVKRVVENVGGTLEIESELGRGTRFTLRLPLTVAVVHLLLVAVGEEVFGLPIAKVVGATEADGEKLDRSRETPMLPHGHGLLPVYGLDALVGVDAPPRKGMRPFVVMEGDAGRVALAVDRLVGQEEAVLKPLSRPLDLLPGLSGVTILGSGRPVFILDVPRLLSA; this comes from the coding sequence ATGACGATGGACATGTCCCGCTACCTCGGCCTGTTCCTCACCGAGGCAAGCGAGCACCTGGAAGGGTTGGGGCGGGACCTCGTGCAGCTGGAGCGCGAGGGGGCACCCGCGGTGGTGGACTCCATGTTCCGCCACGCCCACTCGGTCAAGGGCATGGCGTCCTCGATGGGATTCGAGGCCATCGCCGTGCTGGCCCACCGGGTGGAGGACCTGGTCGACGCCATCCGGCAGGATCCGAGCAGGCTGGAGCGCACCCTGGTGGACCTGCTCCTGGCGGCCACCGACATCATGCTGGCCCAGGTGCGCTCCGTGGCGGACAACAAGCCGCCGGATGACGCCTCCGCGCTGTTGGGCCAGCTGGCCGAACGGGTGAGTGCTCTCACGGGTCGCGCGCCGGGCGCCACGCGGGTGCTGGGCCGGACCTCCGGCTCCGTTGCCAGTGTCGCGCCCGTTCCGGCCGCCACGCCTGCCCCTGCCGCTCCCGTTGCTCCTCCTGCCGAGGCCGCCGCTCCGGCTGCTCCCGTCGCCGCGCCCGCTCCCGAGGCTCCGGTGGCCGCGACGGCCCAGCTGGCCGCCTCGGTGTCCATGGCGGTGGTGACCCCCTTCACGATGGAAGGGGAGGCGAAGCCAGAGGCCCCTCCGAAGACGATGAAGCGCTGGGCGGTGCGGCTGCGCATCGCGCCCACCTGCCAGACGCCGGGCGTGCGGGCCTTCCTGGTGCACAAGCGGCTCACGGGCCTGGGGACGCTGCACGACCTGTTTCCCACGCTGGAGGACCTCAAGGCCGGCCGCATCCCGGATGGGAACATCCAGCTCGAGCTGGAGACGGCCGAGGGCGAGGAGGGCATCCGCAAGGCGCTGCGCAACGTGGCGGAGGTGGAGCTCGTCTCGCTGGCGCTCGCGGTCGCCGCACCACCGCCCGCGCCCGTCTCGCAGGCGGCGCAGTCGCTGGCGGAGTCCGCCCGGACGGTGGGAGGGGACTCGGCGACGCGCACGGTGCGCGTGCGCACGGAGCTGCTGGATTACTTCCTGGACACGGTGGGCGAGCTGCTGCTGGCCACCGCGCGCCTGCGCGAGCTGGGCAAGGTGCTGCCGGAGGGCTCGCGCCCGCCCATCGAGGAGGGCGTCTACCGGCTGCAGACGCTGGTGAAGGACCTGCACGACAAGGTGATGAGCGCGCGCATGACGCCGCTGTCGCTCATCACGGACCGGCTGCCCCGCGCGGCACGCGACATCGCCCGGCGCAAGGAGCGCGAGGTCGACCTGGTCATCACCGGCGCGGAGATCGAGCTCGACCGGGCCATCCTCGACGAGCTGGCCGACCCCCTGCTGCACCTGCTGCGCAACTGCATCGACCACGGCCTGGAGTCACCGGAGGAGCGGGTGGCGGCGGGCAAGGGCGCGCGAGGACGCGTGCTGGTGTCCGTGCGGCGCGCGCGCGACCGGGTGGTGGTGGAGATGGAGGACGACGGCCGGGGCATGAACGCCGCGAATCTGAAGGCGGCGGCGGTGGCTCGTGGCGCCATCAGCGCGGAGGCGGCGGCGCGGATGACGGACCGCGAGGCCTTCCTGCTCGCGTGCCTGCCGGGCGTGTCCACCGCGAAGGACGTCTCGGAAATCTCGGGCCGCGGCGTGGGCATGGACGCGGTGAAGCGCGTGGTGGAGAACGTGGGCGGGACGCTGGAGATCGAGAGCGAGCTGGGCCGCGGCACACGCTTCACGCTGCGGCTGCCGCTGACGGTGGCGGTGGTGCACCTGCTGCTGGTGGCGGTGGGCGAGGAGGTGTTCGGCCTGCCCATCGCCAAGGTGGTGGGCGCGACGGAGGCGGACGGCGAGAAGCTCGACCGCAGCCGCGAGACACCGATGCTGCCCCACGGCCACGGGCTGTTACCCGTGTACGGGTTGGATGCGCTGGTGGGCGTCGATGCCCCGCCGCGCAAGGGCATGCGGCCGTTCGTGGTGATGGAAGGAGACGCGGGACGGGTCGCTCTCGCGGTCGACAGATTGGTGGGGCAGGAGGAGGCGGTGCTCAAGCCGCTGTCCCGGCCCCTGGACTTGCTGCCGGGCCTCTCGGGAGTGACCATCCTGGGAAGTGGCCGCCCGGTGTTCATCCTGGACGTGCCGAGGTTACTGTCCGCGTGA
- a CDS encoding response regulator, translated as MAKRVLVVDDAIFMRNMIKDIFASGGFEVVGEAANGLEAVEKYKELKPDLTTMDIVMPFKSGIEATREIIKYDANAVVIMCSALGQESLVMEAIEAGASDFIVKPFRAEDVLAVVKKVLGEG; from the coding sequence ATGGCTAAGCGGGTGCTGGTCGTCGACGATGCCATCTTCATGCGCAACATGATCAAGGACATCTTCGCGTCCGGTGGCTTCGAGGTCGTCGGCGAGGCGGCCAACGGACTGGAGGCCGTGGAGAAGTACAAGGAGTTGAAGCCGGATCTGACGACGATGGACATCGTCATGCCGTTCAAGAGCGGCATCGAGGCCACGCGGGAGATCATCAAGTACGACGCCAACGCGGTGGTCATCATGTGCTCGGCGCTGGGACAGGAGAGCCTGGTGATGGAGGCCATCGAGGCGGGAGCCTCGGACTTCATCGTCAAGCCGTTCCGAGCGGAGGACGTGCTGGCGGTCGTCAAGAAGGTATTGGGCGAGGGCTGA
- a CDS encoding chemotaxis protein CheW, which yields MRHVIIRVEKERYGLPLAAVKEVVVPPERFTRVPRAPAAVTGVMNLRGRVVTVVELRQLLGLPDGPTPPGRVVLLDRGRRDLGLLVTDVDGIEAVERVSTAPGKAVPAVRGVARLRGLAVTVLDPEGLDSAVVGLFTAAQQK from the coding sequence GTGCGGCACGTCATCATCCGGGTGGAGAAGGAGCGCTACGGCCTGCCGCTGGCGGCGGTGAAGGAGGTGGTGGTGCCTCCGGAACGCTTCACCCGGGTCCCTCGGGCGCCGGCGGCGGTGACGGGGGTGATGAACCTGCGGGGACGGGTGGTGACGGTGGTGGAGCTGCGCCAGTTGTTGGGGCTGCCGGATGGGCCCACGCCGCCGGGCCGGGTGGTGCTGCTGGACCGGGGCCGGAGGGATCTGGGCCTGCTGGTGACGGATGTGGACGGAATCGAGGCGGTGGAGCGGGTGAGTACGGCGCCGGGCAAGGCGGTGCCCGCGGTACGAGGAGTAGCGAGGTTGAGGGGATTGGCCGTGACGGTGTTGGATCCAGAGGGGCTGGATTCCGCGGTGGTTGGACTCTTCACCGCGGCTCAACAGAAGTGA
- a CDS encoding methyl-accepting chemotaxis protein: protein MRRPLRDDSSPGLSPRRVPVQRLLRSVEQSDTGGHEVSLQLKILTGYVMLGCVLTAALLISETLLGFWWRIGMALSLTLGLSLMLPRYLARVTRVRVLSRSAFEISQGDLSKPLVVEPPRALRRDEIDELALAISKMQENLRELVGKIQDTAKSVADTAKDLQGSAENVNATNEEVGLSMDKIAQGAETQSQLVGRTSKVITEMAGSIQRTAASAEDAARTAAETSSAAENGSKAALLAGEKVKKVFNRIEAASQQVFAFGEKTQEISKIVDAITQVAQQTNLLALNATIEAARAGEYGRGFAVVADEVRKLAESAGRSAEQISRLARDISGQSTAVVSAMKEGIEELAEGREDLTGIVRSMGAITDTVRKVAEKVHLISDSAREQLKGSEEMVKATEEISLVARNNSASTEAIQAVIQEQTDAMVRMTSLASELTNLSIELQSVVRSFRLNA from the coding sequence GTGCGCCGCCCTCTCCGCGACGATTCCTCCCCCGGCCTCTCTCCCCGCCGCGTTCCGGTGCAGCGGTTGCTGCGTTCCGTGGAACAGAGCGATACGGGGGGCCACGAAGTGTCCCTGCAGCTGAAGATCCTCACCGGCTACGTGATGCTGGGGTGCGTGTTGACCGCGGCCCTGCTCATCTCGGAGACGCTGCTGGGCTTCTGGTGGCGCATCGGCATGGCGCTGAGCCTGACGTTGGGGCTCTCGCTGATGCTGCCGCGCTACCTGGCGCGAGTGACGCGCGTGCGGGTGCTGTCGCGCTCGGCGTTCGAGATCTCCCAGGGTGACCTGTCCAAGCCGCTGGTGGTCGAGCCTCCGCGCGCGCTGCGCCGGGACGAGATCGACGAGCTGGCGCTGGCGATCAGCAAGATGCAGGAGAACCTGCGCGAGCTGGTGGGCAAGATTCAAGACACCGCCAAGAGCGTGGCGGACACGGCGAAGGACCTTCAGGGCTCGGCGGAGAACGTCAACGCGACCAACGAGGAGGTGGGCTTGTCGATGGACAAGATCGCCCAGGGCGCGGAGACGCAGTCGCAGCTGGTGGGCCGCACGTCGAAGGTGATTACGGAGATGGCCGGCAGCATCCAGCGTACGGCGGCGAGCGCGGAGGACGCGGCGCGCACGGCGGCGGAGACGAGCAGCGCGGCCGAGAACGGCAGCAAGGCGGCGCTGCTGGCCGGCGAGAAGGTGAAGAAGGTCTTCAACCGGATCGAGGCGGCGAGCCAGCAGGTGTTCGCCTTCGGCGAGAAGACGCAGGAGATTTCGAAGATTGTCGACGCCATCACCCAGGTGGCGCAGCAGACGAACCTGCTGGCGCTCAACGCGACCATCGAGGCGGCGCGCGCGGGCGAGTACGGCCGCGGCTTCGCGGTGGTGGCCGACGAGGTGCGCAAGCTGGCCGAGAGCGCGGGCCGCTCGGCGGAGCAGATCTCCCGGCTGGCGCGCGACATCTCCGGCCAGTCGACGGCGGTGGTGAGCGCGATGAAGGAGGGCATCGAGGAGCTGGCGGAGGGCCGCGAGGACCTCACCGGCATCGTGCGCTCCATGGGCGCCATCACCGACACCGTGCGCAAGGTGGCCGAGAAGGTGCACCTCATCTCCGACAGCGCCCGCGAGCAGCTCAAGGGCAGCGAGGAGATGGTGAAGGCCACCGAGGAGATCTCCCTGGTGGCCCGGAACAACTCGGCCTCCACCGAGGCCATCCAGGCCGTCATCCAGGAGCAGACGGACGCCATGGTGCGGATGACGTCGCTGGCCAGCGAGCTGACCAACCTCTCCATCGAGCTGCAGAGCGTGGTGCGCAGCTTCCGGCTGAACGCCTGA
- the thiL gene encoding thiamine-phosphate kinase: protein MREKPKPKPKPAGEFALIDLFLSQFPRARVPVGPGDDCAVLAPAKGAQCITTDAVVEDVHFKRDWFTPEEIGHKALAVNLSDLASMGAVPRWFVCALALPRDFPRGELLGIARGMSALAREHGITLIGGNFTSARELSITVTAAGELPPGTAPITRAGGRPGDLLYVSGTLGEARLGLQQLLSGQRRSAAILRQKRPEPRVELGRIAVRFASAGLDLSDGLAQDLGHLCVASGVGAQLELERLPVSRAVHASLGVEGALAGGEDYELLLAVPPARMSVFERACLRAEEPVTRIGQLTPGQPGHIHDAMGRTLRLPAGYDHFRGGGRIDRSRR, encoded by the coding sequence GTGAGAGAGAAGCCGAAGCCGAAGCCGAAGCCAGCGGGAGAATTCGCCCTCATCGATCTCTTCCTGTCCCAGTTCCCACGGGCGCGAGTTCCCGTGGGACCGGGAGACGACTGCGCGGTCCTCGCGCCAGCGAAGGGGGCGCAGTGCATCACCACGGATGCGGTGGTGGAGGACGTGCACTTCAAGAGGGACTGGTTCACACCGGAGGAGATCGGCCACAAGGCGCTGGCGGTGAACCTGTCGGACCTCGCGTCGATGGGAGCGGTGCCGCGCTGGTTCGTCTGTGCGCTCGCGCTGCCGCGAGACTTCCCGCGCGGCGAGCTCCTCGGCATCGCGAGGGGCATGAGCGCGCTGGCGCGAGAGCACGGAATCACGCTGATCGGAGGCAACTTCACCTCCGCGCGCGAGCTCTCCATCACCGTCACGGCGGCGGGAGAGCTCCCGCCGGGCACCGCACCCATCACGCGAGCCGGAGGCCGTCCAGGAGACCTGCTGTACGTCTCGGGCACGCTGGGTGAAGCGAGGCTGGGCCTCCAGCAACTCCTGTCGGGCCAGAGGCGGTCGGCGGCGATCCTCCGCCAGAAGCGCCCGGAGCCGAGAGTCGAACTGGGCCGGATCGCGGTGCGCTTCGCCTCGGCGGGGCTGGATCTGTCCGATGGGCTCGCGCAGGATCTCGGGCATCTGTGCGTGGCCTCGGGCGTGGGAGCACAGCTGGAGCTCGAGCGCCTGCCTGTCTCCCGAGCGGTGCATGCCTCCCTGGGTGTGGAGGGAGCGTTGGCGGGAGGCGAGGACTACGAGTTGCTCCTGGCGGTCCCGCCCGCGCGCATGTCGGTCTTCGAGCGAGCGTGTCTCCGAGCGGAGGAGCCCGTGACGCGCATCGGGCAACTCACCCCGGGTCAACCGGGACATATACATGACGCGATGGGCCGGACCTTGCGCTTGCCCGCCGGCTACGACCACTTCCGAGGGGGCGGGCGGATTGACCGTTCCAGACGGTAG
- a CDS encoding ATP-binding protein — protein sequence MSADKPGSPGSEHVGSVLQRKLSLVDMLDPVTFGDVVESLGELYRVGIRVLDAQGRTLADAKGSNGDFCGFVTASGEGRSRCGAQVARMNEGPLTSTQGAQVLPGTGPLGGELLSQPCFTGLRYLTMPVVWEGDLLGRVLFGPFAPEELKELPASLTELAGLDLARACELVANVRHMSEHKVSRMVVNFAQVMAALLAAGQKAYLTGQLHLEAMLETQRELEAQNAQLLRLNQRLKEADRIKSSFLGTVSHELRTPLASIIGYSEMLSEGLVGGLNAEQTQFVRTIIDKGNTLLKLISSILDMSQIEAGKVRLAFEWVDVRELVESALTSVAPQAQRKGLVLKTQLPAVVQARVVADREKLRQVVVNLLANAVKFTPTGGRVDVRLSELGPQAELGGSGYHIEVEDTGVGIPADQRDRIFQSFYQVDDSPTREYGGAGLGLAIVKSYVEGHGGQVSVTSEVGRGSCFRVVMPQEPPLSGQGPAYIPPPVDTEPERF from the coding sequence ATGAGCGCCGACAAACCGGGCTCCCCGGGGAGCGAGCACGTCGGGTCGGTGCTCCAGCGCAAGCTGTCGCTGGTGGACATGCTGGACCCGGTCACCTTCGGGGACGTGGTGGAGAGCCTCGGGGAGCTGTACCGGGTGGGCATCCGGGTGCTGGATGCCCAGGGCCGCACGCTGGCGGACGCCAAGGGCAGCAACGGGGACTTCTGCGGCTTCGTCACCGCGAGTGGCGAGGGCCGCTCGCGCTGTGGCGCCCAGGTGGCGCGCATGAACGAGGGGCCGCTGACGTCCACGCAGGGCGCGCAGGTGCTGCCGGGGACGGGTCCCCTGGGGGGAGAGCTGCTCTCCCAGCCCTGCTTCACCGGCCTGCGCTACCTGACGATGCCGGTGGTGTGGGAGGGCGATCTGCTGGGGCGCGTCCTCTTCGGGCCCTTCGCGCCGGAGGAGCTGAAGGAGCTGCCCGCCTCGCTGACGGAGCTGGCGGGGCTGGACCTGGCGCGGGCGTGCGAGCTGGTGGCGAATGTGCGGCACATGTCCGAGCACAAGGTGTCGAGGATGGTGGTGAACTTCGCCCAGGTGATGGCGGCGCTGCTGGCGGCCGGGCAGAAGGCCTACCTGACGGGGCAGCTGCACCTGGAGGCGATGCTGGAGACGCAGCGCGAGCTGGAGGCGCAGAACGCGCAGCTGCTGCGGCTCAACCAGCGGCTGAAGGAGGCGGACCGCATCAAGTCGAGCTTCCTGGGGACGGTGAGCCACGAGCTGCGCACGCCGCTGGCGTCCATCATCGGCTACTCGGAGATGTTGTCCGAGGGGCTGGTGGGGGGGCTGAACGCGGAGCAGACGCAGTTCGTGCGGACGATCATCGACAAGGGCAACACGCTGCTCAAGCTCATCTCCTCCATCCTGGACATGAGCCAGATCGAAGCGGGGAAGGTGCGGCTGGCGTTCGAGTGGGTGGACGTGCGGGAACTGGTGGAGAGCGCGCTGACGAGCGTGGCGCCGCAGGCACAGCGCAAGGGGCTGGTGCTGAAGACGCAGCTGCCGGCGGTGGTGCAGGCGCGGGTGGTGGCGGACCGGGAGAAGCTGAGACAGGTGGTGGTGAACCTGCTGGCGAACGCGGTGAAGTTCACGCCGACGGGTGGGCGGGTGGACGTGAGGCTGTCGGAGCTGGGGCCGCAGGCGGAGCTGGGGGGATCGGGCTACCACATCGAGGTGGAGGACACGGGGGTGGGAATCCCGGCGGACCAGAGGGACCGCATCTTCCAGAGCTTCTACCAGGTGGACGACAGTCCGACGCGGGAGTACGGGGGAGCGGGGCTGGGGCTGGCGATCGTGAAGAGCTACGTGGAGGGGCACGGGGGACAGGTGTCGGTGACGAGCGAGGTAGGGAGGGGTTCGTGCTTCCGGGTGGTGATGCCGCAGGAGCCGCCGCTATCGGGGCAGGGGCCGGCCTACATTCCGCCGCCGGTGGACACGGAACCCGAGCGTTTCTGA
- a CDS encoding GTP-binding protein: MQLNHAQRELTLKIVYYGPGLSGKTTNLRAIHARARPEARGRLLSVETHEDRTLFFDLLPVFFTSSSGFKVKLKLFTVPGQVVHDATRRVVLQNADAVAFIADSRRSASAENNAYWRMLRANMRENGLDASQVPVVIQFNKRDLPDAQTDEELEAARKRGSEPVVGAVALRGEGVMETLHALLQVAWRNLDERTRLARNIGLTEKEFLTHIFQQMDLTGTALEPVYPPSGGKTR; encoded by the coding sequence GTGCAACTCAACCACGCCCAGCGCGAACTCACATTGAAGATCGTCTACTACGGCCCTGGGCTGAGTGGGAAGACGACGAACCTGCGCGCCATCCACGCTCGGGCACGGCCGGAGGCACGCGGCCGGTTGCTCAGCGTGGAGACGCACGAGGATCGTACGCTCTTCTTCGATCTTCTTCCGGTCTTCTTCACCAGCAGCTCGGGCTTCAAGGTGAAGCTCAAGCTCTTCACCGTGCCCGGGCAGGTGGTGCATGACGCCACCCGGCGCGTGGTGCTGCAGAACGCGGATGCGGTGGCCTTCATCGCCGACAGCCGCCGCAGCGCCTCGGCGGAGAACAACGCCTACTGGCGGATGCTCCGGGCGAACATGAGGGAGAACGGCCTGGACGCCTCACAAGTGCCCGTGGTCATCCAGTTCAACAAGCGCGATCTGCCGGACGCCCAGACCGACGAGGAGCTGGAGGCGGCGCGCAAGCGCGGCTCCGAGCCGGTGGTGGGGGCGGTGGCCCTGCGCGGCGAGGGAGTGATGGAGACGTTGCATGCGCTCCTGCAGGTGGCCTGGCGCAATCTGGACGAGCGTACGCGGCTGGCGCGCAACATCGGGCTGACGGAGAAGGAGTTCCTCACGCACATCTTCCAGCAGATGGACCTGACGGGCACGGCGCTCGAGCCCGTCTATCCGCCATCGGGAGGGAAGACGCGATGA
- a CDS encoding GNAT family N-acetyltransferase, translating into MTMKRVDPGVEVGAMPVPDMANLPNDLAPAVKFSSPTDEDMASVAALRANSDPWKSRGETLEDSLKSLTALRPFVHVAKVQNQVVGYVTIERDGPVPGAAYMRNIVVKPELRRRGVGMAVLNHALQTARDMYRKTIALRVDPANAPAVSFYRNAGFTTVATVVSKKSGKLRLLMSREL; encoded by the coding sequence ATGACGATGAAGCGGGTGGACCCGGGCGTGGAGGTGGGAGCGATGCCAGTGCCGGACATGGCCAACCTGCCCAACGACCTGGCGCCGGCGGTGAAGTTCTCCTCGCCGACCGACGAGGACATGGCGTCCGTGGCCGCCCTGAGGGCCAACTCGGATCCGTGGAAGAGCCGGGGTGAGACCCTGGAGGACAGCCTCAAGTCCCTGACGGCCCTGCGCCCCTTCGTGCACGTGGCCAAGGTGCAGAACCAGGTGGTCGGCTACGTCACCATCGAGCGGGATGGTCCCGTTCCGGGCGCGGCCTACATGCGCAACATCGTCGTCAAGCCGGAGCTGCGCCGCCGCGGCGTCGGCATGGCGGTGCTCAACCACGCCCTCCAGACGGCGCGGGACATGTACCGCAAGACGATCGCCCTGCGCGTGGACCCGGCCAACGCCCCCGCGGTGAGCTTCTACCGCAACGCGGGCTTCACCACCGTGGCCACCGTGGTGTCCAAGAAGTCCGGCAAGCTCCGCCTCCTGATGTCGCGCGAGCTCTGA